The genomic interval AGCGGGTACAGCGATCCTTTACGGGACAGGTGTTGCAGTACCTGGTAAAGGAGGCTCTCCCCTTGGCCGAGATAGTGACCGTGTGCTTGGCTGGGCAGGTGACGTGCGCAGGTGTTTGAGCGGTTGCTTCGCTGACGATGAAGTCATCGATGCTATAGCCCCCCTCTACTGCCTTGGTCAGTGGTCGAGGTTTGATGAGCTCATGGTGACCCTTGTCTTTGAGGTGGGCCGATAGATCCATCGACGAGTAGCCGCTATCGCCATAGACGCTCACCGGTTCTGGCTCTTGGTCCAAGAGCTCCTTAGCAACCTCAGCATCTGAGACGTTGCCCTTGGTCAGTGTTGTGGCGGTGATGATCTCGGTATCTGCACAGATGGCGATGTGACCCTTATAACCATCGTGGTAGTTCTTCCTCGACTTATGGACATGGCGGGACTCTGGGTCAACGGTAGAGACGACCCGATCCTTGGCCACCCCTTGGCAAAGGCGGTAGGTCCCACTCACCTCGTCAATGAGCTCGACGTCTTGGGAGGCGACGACCCCGAGAAGACCGAGGGCATCGAGCTGTTGGTCATCAAGGGCACACTCGACAACCTGGCCCTCATCATCTGATACGTATCCAAGCTCTCGTGCTCGATTGATGAGTGCATTGGCATCTCGGACAAGGATAGAGAGGGTCTCGTTGACCTGGTCCTGGTTGGAGTAGTCAATCGAAGGCTTGACCCTGGTATAGTCGATCGCCGTCGAAAGGGGAACCCCACGGAGGGTGGGAATCAGCTTTTGGGTACGCTTGATCTGGGCTACGAGCTGGCTCATGGTGTCTTGGGTCACGACGGCATCGACGAGAACCGTCGAGTCAAGTACCCGCTTGGTGTGGCGATTGAGGATCTTGGTCTCATCGATGATCTCACGAGCCAGATCAAAGATCAACCTCGGGGTGCTTGAGTTCTTGATGCGATTGCGCCAGTAGGTAAGTACCGAAGGATCAAAGCCCGCATCTTCGAGATCAAGACCAAGGGCGAGCTTCCAACGTAGGTTATAGCGAACTTGGTCTAAGGCCTCTCTATCAGAGAGTCCCTCTAGTGCTTGTAAGACCAAGACCGAGGCGATCCGAGAGGCTGGGATTGAGGGCCTTCCAGTACCCGAGGGATAGAGATGAGCGAACTTGGTATCGGCGAAGATATCCCTGCGGTGTTGTGAGAGGAAGTAATAGATCGAACCTGGCTCCAACAAGGAGGAACAAAAGCTCTCGGTGGCACTGAGATGGGTCTGGGTGGATTCGGTACCTAACATAGAAATATTCTACCTGACCTGCTATTATGCCCCAACAACCACCCGGGGAGCCCTCTCATTTTCCCCTCATTTTGGGGTGGGGTTGTTCAGCAGACTCCTAGCGCGACGACGAAAATCGATGTGTACTGAGGTTCTTGGAGGCGACCAAGCAATTGGCGTACCGCTGGGTCAACGCTTCCGGCGCTTTGGCGCGTGACATCACCGTGATAGGATTCTGCGGATTCCAGCAGCAGAATCGTATGGCCGGTTGACGCGGTGTCCAAAACCACAAGGTGGTCATTCGCCTGTCCAACGATTCGAGCAAACTCCTTGCAGACGGCGACGCTCCTCGGTGCACGGAGATCGCAGGTCCTTCTTTACGACCTCGAGTGCATCCGCTTGGAGCCCCTCCCCTGCTCGCGACAGCACCTCCTGGGCATGCGCGTTCGTCACCACGGCCGGATCGATGCGGACGACACGTAGGCGACCATCAAGGCTATCATCTTGGCCCCCAACCACGGCACCAAGATGATCGGCGGTGTCGGTGGTGAACAATTCGACCACATG from Ferrimicrobium sp. carries:
- a CDS encoding IS1182 family transposase; translation: MLGTESTQTHLSATESFCSSLLEPGSIYYFLSQHRRDIFADTKFAHLYPSGTGRPSIPASRIASVLVLQALEGLSDREALDQVRYNLRWKLALGLDLEDAGFDPSVLTYWRNRIKNSSTPRLIFDLAREIIDETKILNRHTKRVLDSTVLVDAVVTQDTMSQLVAQIKRTQKLIPTLRGVPLSTAIDYTRVKPSIDYSNQDQVNETLSILVRDANALINRARELGYVSDDEGQVVECALDDQQLDALGLLGVVASQDVELIDEVSGTYRLCQGVAKDRVVSTVDPESRHVHKSRKNYHDGYKGHIAICADTEIITATTLTKGNVSDAEVAKELLDQEPEPVSVYGDSGYSSMDLSAHLKDKGHHELIKPRPLTKAVEGGYSIDDFIVSEATAQTPAHVTCPAKHTVTISAKGRASFTRYCNTCPVKDRCTRSKRGRVMTFVPNHSYARAQRANFANEEIKASYRATRPGVERIHAQMKRKLNGSKLRYRGVDKNTMHYLLLGTVWNLKVLLRNNLTFQDGTWALAN